Proteins encoded together in one Camelina sativa cultivar DH55 chromosome 9, Cs, whole genome shotgun sequence window:
- the LOC104710130 gene encoding sodium/hydrogen exchanger 7-like isoform X8, with translation MASIPYRLMEEEAESSLSSSKEESSPVDAVLFVGMSLVLGIASRHLLRGTRVPYTVALLVIGIALGSLEYGTHHNLGKVGHGIRIWNEIDPELLLAVFLPALLFESSFSMEVHQIKRCLGQMVLLAGPGVLISTFCLGSLVKLTFPYDWDWKTSLLLGGLLSATDPVAVVALLKELGASKKLSTVIEGESLMNDGTAIVVFQLFLKMVLGHSSDWSSIIKFLVKVALGAVGIGLAFGIASVLWLRFIFNDTIIEITLTIAVSYFAYYTAQEWADASGVLTVMTLGMFYAAFARTAFKGDSQKSLHHFWEMVAYIANTLIFILSGVVIAEGILDSDKIAYQGNSWGFLFLLYFYIQLSRCVVVGVLFPLLCRVGYGLDWKEAIILVWSGLRGAVALALSLSVKQSSGNSFLSTETGTLFIFFTGGIVFLTLIVNGSTTQFVLRLLRMDGLPATKKRILEYTKYEMLNKALQAFQDLGDDEELGPADWSTVQNYISSLKDSEGELVHPHNGSKTENLDPKSLKDIRIRFLNGVQSAYWEMLDEGRISENTANILMQSVDEALDRVSTESLCDWKGLKPHVKFPSYYNFLHSKIIPRKLVTYFAVERLESACYISAAFLRAHTIAQQQLFDFLGESNIGSIVINESKREGEAAKEFLENVRSSLPQVLRVVKTKQVTHSVLNHLLDYIQNLEKIGLLEEKEIAHLHDAVQTGLKKLLRNPPMIKLPKLSDMITSHPLSVALPSAICEPLKHSKKEPMKLRGVTLYKEGSKPNGVWLIFDGIVKWKSKSLSNNHSLHPTFSHGSTLGLYEVLTGKPYMCDMITDSMVLCVFIDSEKILSILQSDSTVDDFLWQESALVLLKLLRPQIFEKVAMQELRALVSAESPKLTTYVSGESIEINYNNVGLLLEGFVKPVGIQEELIASPAALLPFNGNQSFHNSSEASVD, from the exons atgGCTTCGATTCCGTACAGACTTATGGAGGAGGAGGCCGAAtcgtctctttcttcttcgaaaGAAGAATCTAGCCCTGTGGACGCCGTACTCTTCGTCGGAATGTCTCTGGTGCTCGGTATAGCTTCAAGGCATTTGCTTCGAGGAACTAGGGTTCCTTACACCGTCGCTCTCCTCGTTATCGGAATCGCTCTTGGATCCCTCG AATATGGAACTCATCATAACCTTGGCAAGGTCGGCCATGGGATTCGTATTT GGAATGAGATCGATCCAGAGCTTCTTTTGGCTGTGTTTCTTCCTGCTCTTCTTTTCGAGAGTTCGTTTTCAATGGAAGTTCACCAGATCAAG AGGTGTCTGGGACAGATGGTGCTACTTGCTGGCCCTGGAGTTCTCATTTCAACGTTTTGTCTTGGATCGCTTGTTAAG CTTACGTTTCCGTATGACTGGGACTGGAAAACGTCGTTGTTGCTTGGGGGACTTTTGAGTGCTACTGATcctgttgctgttgttgcttTGCTTAAAGAGCTTGGTGCTAGTAAAAAGCTAAGCACTGTTATTGAAGGGGAATCCCTGATGAATGATGG GACTGCAATTGTGGTTTTCCAGTTATTCTTGAAGATGGTTTTGGGGCATAGTTCTGACTGGAGTTCTATAATCAAATTTCTGGTTAAAGTGGCACTTGGAGC TGTAGGCATTGGTCTGGCTTTTGGCATTGCCTCAGTTCTTTGGCTCAGGTTCATATTTAATGACACCATAATAGAGATTACTCTAACGATTGCAGTGAGCTACTTCGCATATTACACT GCTCAAGAGTGGGCTGATGCTTCTGGTGTTTTGACAGTGATGACTTTGGGCAT GTTCTATGCTGCATTTGCGAGGACAGCATTTAAAGGTGACAGTCAAAAAAGTTTGCATCACTTCTG GGAAATGGTCGCGTATATTGCAAATACTTTGATTTTTATCCTAAG TGGTGTTGTCATTGCTGAAGGCATTCTCGACAGCGATAAGATTGCCTACCAAG GAAATTCATGGGGATTCCTCTTTCTACTGTACTTTTACATCCAACTATCGCGTTGCGTTGTTGTTGGAGTTTTATTTCCGTTGTTATGTCGTGTTGGCTATGGCTTGGACTGGAAAGAAGCCATTATACTCGTATGGTCTGGTTTGAGGGGTGCAGTGGCGCTCGCGCTTTCTTTATCTGTGAAA CAATCAAGCGGAAATTCATTTCTCAGCACAGAGACGGGAACATTG TTCATATTCTTCACAGGTGGAATTGTATTCCTAACTCTGATAGTTAATGGATCCACTACCCAATTTGTTCTACGCCTTCTTCGTATGGATGGTTTACCAGCCACAAAG AAACGAATATTGGAATATACAAAGTACGAAATGCTGAACAAGGCCTTGCAAGCATTTCAAGACCTAGGAGACGATGAGGAGCTAGGACCCGCTGACTGGTCTACCgttcaaaattatatttcgAGCCTAAAAGATTCAGAAGGGGAACTAGTTCATCCTCACAATGGTTCTAAAACTGAAAATCTTGACCCTAAGAGTTTAAAGGACATACGTATACGGTTCTTAAATG GTGTCCAATCAGCTTACTGGGAGATGCTTGATGAGGGCAGGATATCTGAAAATACTGCTAATATTCTGATGCAGTCAGTGGATGAGGCATTGGATCGGGTTTCTACAGAGTCTTTATGTGACTGGAAAGGTCTAAAACCGCATGTTAAGTTCCCGAGTTACTACAATTTTCTTCATTCTAAAATTATCCCACGCAAGTTGGTCACATACTTTGCTGTCGAAAGACTGGAATCTGCTTGCTACATTTCCGCTGCATTTCTTCGCGCTCATACAATTGCACAGCAGCAATTGTTTGACTTTTTAG GGGAGAGTAATATTGGTTCCATTGTAATCAATGAAAGTAAAAGGGAAGGAGAGGCTGCGAAAGAGTTCTTGGAAAATGTCCGATCTTCACTTCCGCAG gttCTCCGTgttgtgaaaacaaaacaagtaacACATTCAGTGCTGAATCATTTACTCGATTACATTCAAAACCTTGAGAAGATTGGCttgttggaagaaaaagaaatcgcTCATCTTCATGATGCTGTCCAG aCTGGCTTGAAGAAGCTTTTGAGAAACCCTCCGATgataaaacttccaaaattaAGCGACATGATCACCTCACATCCGTTATCTGTTGCTCTTCCATCTGCAATATGTGAACCTCTAAAACACTCGAAAAAAGAACCAATGAAGCTGCGTGGTGTCACGCTTTATAAAGAAGGCTCAAAGCCAAATGGAGTCTGGCTTATTTTCGATGGCATTGTTAAG TGGAAAAGCAAAAGCTTAAGCAACAATCACTCGCTGCATCCAACTTTTTCTCATGGTAGTACATTGGGACTCTACGAAGTCCTCACCGGGAAGCCATATATGTGCGACATGATTACAGATTCCATggttctttgtgtttttatcgATAGCGAAAAAATTCTCTCAATTCTACAATCAGACTCTACCGTCGATGATTTCCTTTGGCAG GAAAGTGCATTGGTTCTTCTCAAACTCTTGCGTCCTCAGATATTCGAAAAAGTGGCAATGCAAGAATTACGAGCACTTGTTTCTGCTGAAAGCCCGAAACTGACGACATATGTATCTGGAGAATCAATTGAAATCAATTATAACAACGTTGGTTTGTTATTAGAAGGATTCGTAAAACCAGTTG GTATCCAAGAAGAGCTTATAGCATCTCCCGCTGCATTACTACCTTTTAACGGGAATCAGAGCTTCCATAATTCATCTGAAGCTTCAGTTGATTAA
- the LOC104710130 gene encoding sodium/hydrogen exchanger 7-like isoform X5 — protein MASIPYRLMEEEAESSLSSSKEESSPVDAVLFVGMSLVLGIASRHLLRGTRVPYTVALLVIGIALGSLEYGTHHNLGKVGHGIRIWNEIDPELLLAVFLPALLFESSFSMEVHQIKRCLGQMVLLAGPGVLISTFCLGSLVKLTFPYDWDWKTSLLLGGLLSATDPVAVVALLKELGASKKLSTVIEGESLMNDGTAIVVFQLFLKMVLGHSSDWSSIIKFLVKVALGAVGIGLAFGIASVLWLRFIFNDTIIEITLTIAVSYFAYYTAQEWADASGVLTVMTLGMFYAAFARTAFKGDSQKSLHHFWEMVAYIANTLIFILSGVVIAEGILDSDKIAYQGNSWGFLFLLYFYIQLSRCVVVGVLFPLLCRVGYGLDWKEAIILVWSGLRGAVALALSLSVKQSSGNSFLSTETGTLFIFFTGGIVFLTLIVNGSTTQFVLRLLRMDGLPATKKRILEYTKYEMLNKALQAFQDLGDDEELGPADWSTVQNYISSLKDSEGELVHPHNGSKTENLDPKSLKDIRIRFLNGVQSAYWEMLDEGRISENTANILMQSVDEALDRVSTESLCDWKGLKPHVKFPSYYNFLHSKIIPRKLVTYFAVERLESACYISAAFLRAHTIAQQQLFDFLGESNIGSIVINESKREGEAAKEFLENVRSSLPQVLRVVKTKQVTHSVLNHLLDYIQNLEKIGLLEEKEIAHLHDAVQTGLKKLLRNPPMIKLPKLSDMITSHPLSVALPSAICEPLKHSKKEPMKLRGVTLYKEGSKPNGVWLIFDGIVKWKSKSLSNNHSLHPTFSHGSTLGLYEVLTGKPYMCDMITDSMVLCVFIDSEKILSILQSDSTVDDFLWQESALVLLKLLRPQIFEKVAMQELRALVSAESPKLTTYVSGESIEINYNNVGLLLEGFVKPVGIQEELIASPAALLPFNGNQSFHNSSEATGIMRVSFSQQGTQYSVETRARAIVVNIGAFGADRTLHRRPSSLTPPRSSSSDQLQRSFRKEHKGLMSWPESIYKAKKQQEINRATLSISERAMQLSIFGSMVNLYRRSASFGGIYNNKSQDNLSYKKLPLNSAQGLVSARSEGSIVTKKQLDTRKYPCQLPLQAESSTRRTRMEESSDDEEDEGIVVRIDSPSKIVFRNDL, from the exons atgGCTTCGATTCCGTACAGACTTATGGAGGAGGAGGCCGAAtcgtctctttcttcttcgaaaGAAGAATCTAGCCCTGTGGACGCCGTACTCTTCGTCGGAATGTCTCTGGTGCTCGGTATAGCTTCAAGGCATTTGCTTCGAGGAACTAGGGTTCCTTACACCGTCGCTCTCCTCGTTATCGGAATCGCTCTTGGATCCCTCG AATATGGAACTCATCATAACCTTGGCAAGGTCGGCCATGGGATTCGTATTT GGAATGAGATCGATCCAGAGCTTCTTTTGGCTGTGTTTCTTCCTGCTCTTCTTTTCGAGAGTTCGTTTTCAATGGAAGTTCACCAGATCAAG AGGTGTCTGGGACAGATGGTGCTACTTGCTGGCCCTGGAGTTCTCATTTCAACGTTTTGTCTTGGATCGCTTGTTAAG CTTACGTTTCCGTATGACTGGGACTGGAAAACGTCGTTGTTGCTTGGGGGACTTTTGAGTGCTACTGATcctgttgctgttgttgcttTGCTTAAAGAGCTTGGTGCTAGTAAAAAGCTAAGCACTGTTATTGAAGGGGAATCCCTGATGAATGATGG GACTGCAATTGTGGTTTTCCAGTTATTCTTGAAGATGGTTTTGGGGCATAGTTCTGACTGGAGTTCTATAATCAAATTTCTGGTTAAAGTGGCACTTGGAGC TGTAGGCATTGGTCTGGCTTTTGGCATTGCCTCAGTTCTTTGGCTCAGGTTCATATTTAATGACACCATAATAGAGATTACTCTAACGATTGCAGTGAGCTACTTCGCATATTACACT GCTCAAGAGTGGGCTGATGCTTCTGGTGTTTTGACAGTGATGACTTTGGGCAT GTTCTATGCTGCATTTGCGAGGACAGCATTTAAAGGTGACAGTCAAAAAAGTTTGCATCACTTCTG GGAAATGGTCGCGTATATTGCAAATACTTTGATTTTTATCCTAAG TGGTGTTGTCATTGCTGAAGGCATTCTCGACAGCGATAAGATTGCCTACCAAG GAAATTCATGGGGATTCCTCTTTCTACTGTACTTTTACATCCAACTATCGCGTTGCGTTGTTGTTGGAGTTTTATTTCCGTTGTTATGTCGTGTTGGCTATGGCTTGGACTGGAAAGAAGCCATTATACTCGTATGGTCTGGTTTGAGGGGTGCAGTGGCGCTCGCGCTTTCTTTATCTGTGAAA CAATCAAGCGGAAATTCATTTCTCAGCACAGAGACGGGAACATTG TTCATATTCTTCACAGGTGGAATTGTATTCCTAACTCTGATAGTTAATGGATCCACTACCCAATTTGTTCTACGCCTTCTTCGTATGGATGGTTTACCAGCCACAAAG AAACGAATATTGGAATATACAAAGTACGAAATGCTGAACAAGGCCTTGCAAGCATTTCAAGACCTAGGAGACGATGAGGAGCTAGGACCCGCTGACTGGTCTACCgttcaaaattatatttcgAGCCTAAAAGATTCAGAAGGGGAACTAGTTCATCCTCACAATGGTTCTAAAACTGAAAATCTTGACCCTAAGAGTTTAAAGGACATACGTATACGGTTCTTAAATG GTGTCCAATCAGCTTACTGGGAGATGCTTGATGAGGGCAGGATATCTGAAAATACTGCTAATATTCTGATGCAGTCAGTGGATGAGGCATTGGATCGGGTTTCTACAGAGTCTTTATGTGACTGGAAAGGTCTAAAACCGCATGTTAAGTTCCCGAGTTACTACAATTTTCTTCATTCTAAAATTATCCCACGCAAGTTGGTCACATACTTTGCTGTCGAAAGACTGGAATCTGCTTGCTACATTTCCGCTGCATTTCTTCGCGCTCATACAATTGCACAGCAGCAATTGTTTGACTTTTTAG GGGAGAGTAATATTGGTTCCATTGTAATCAATGAAAGTAAAAGGGAAGGAGAGGCTGCGAAAGAGTTCTTGGAAAATGTCCGATCTTCACTTCCGCAG gttCTCCGTgttgtgaaaacaaaacaagtaacACATTCAGTGCTGAATCATTTACTCGATTACATTCAAAACCTTGAGAAGATTGGCttgttggaagaaaaagaaatcgcTCATCTTCATGATGCTGTCCAG aCTGGCTTGAAGAAGCTTTTGAGAAACCCTCCGATgataaaacttccaaaattaAGCGACATGATCACCTCACATCCGTTATCTGTTGCTCTTCCATCTGCAATATGTGAACCTCTAAAACACTCGAAAAAAGAACCAATGAAGCTGCGTGGTGTCACGCTTTATAAAGAAGGCTCAAAGCCAAATGGAGTCTGGCTTATTTTCGATGGCATTGTTAAG TGGAAAAGCAAAAGCTTAAGCAACAATCACTCGCTGCATCCAACTTTTTCTCATGGTAGTACATTGGGACTCTACGAAGTCCTCACCGGGAAGCCATATATGTGCGACATGATTACAGATTCCATggttctttgtgtttttatcgATAGCGAAAAAATTCTCTCAATTCTACAATCAGACTCTACCGTCGATGATTTCCTTTGGCAG GAAAGTGCATTGGTTCTTCTCAAACTCTTGCGTCCTCAGATATTCGAAAAAGTGGCAATGCAAGAATTACGAGCACTTGTTTCTGCTGAAAGCCCGAAACTGACGACATATGTATCTGGAGAATCAATTGAAATCAATTATAACAACGTTGGTTTGTTATTAGAAGGATTCGTAAAACCAGTTG GTATCCAAGAAGAGCTTATAGCATCTCCCGCTGCATTACTACCTTTTAACGGGAATCAGAGCTTCCATAATTCATCTGAAG ccaCAGGTATCATGAGAGTGAGTTTCTCGCAACAAGGAACACAATACAGTGTGGAAACAAGGGCAAGAGCAATCGTCGTCAACATTGGAGCATTTGGAGCTGATAGGACTCTACATCGAAGACCATCTTCGTTAACACCACCACGTAGCTCAAGCTCTGATCAGCTTCAGAGATCATTTCGTAAAGAACACAAAGGACTCATGAGCTGGCCTGAAAGTATTTACAAAGCCAAAAAACAACAAGAGATCAACAGAGCAACATTAAGTATATCTGAACGAGCAATGCAACTCAGCATTTTTGGCAGCATG GTTAATCTGTACAGAAGGAGTGCAAGTTTCGGTGGGATATATAATAACAAGTCACAAGATAACTTATCGTACAAGAAACTTCCATTAAACTCAGCTCAAGGTCTCGTATCAGCCAGATCAGAAGGTTCAATTGTGACCAAGAAGCAGCTTGATACACGTAAGTATCCGTGTCAGCTTCCACTGCAAGCGGAAAGCAGCACAAGGCGAACAAGGATGGAAGAATCAagcgatgatgaagaagatgaagggatCGTCGTGAGAATCGACTCTCCGAGTAAAATCGTTTTCAGGAACGATCTATGA
- the LOC104710130 gene encoding sodium/hydrogen exchanger 7-like isoform X4: protein MASIPYRLMEEEAESSLSSSKEESSPVDAVLFVGMSLVLGIASRHLLRGTRVPYTVALLVIGIALGSLEYGTHHNLGKVGHGIRIWNEIDPELLLAVFLPALLFESSFSMEVHQIKRCLGQMVLLAGPGVLISTFCLGSLVKLTFPYDWDWKTSLLLGGLLSATDPVAVVALLKELGASKKLSTVIEGESLMNDGTAIVVFQLFLKMVLGHSSDWSSIIKFLVKVALGAVGIGLAFGIASVLWLRFIFNDTIIEITLTIAVSYFAYYTAQEWADASGVLTVMTLGMFYAAFARTAFKGDSQKSLHHFWEMVAYIANTLIFILSGVVIAEGILDSDKIAYQGNSWGFLFLLYFYIQLSRCVVVGVLFPLLCRVGYGLDWKEAIILVWSGLRGAVALALSLSVKQSSGNSFLSTETGTLFIFFTGGIVFLTLIVNGSTTQFVLRLLRMDGLPATKKRILEYTKYEMLNKALQAFQDLGDDEELGPADWSTVQNYISSLKDSEGELVHPHNGSKTENLDPKSLKDIRIRFLNGVQSAYWEMLDEGRISENTANILMQSVDEALDRVSTESLCDWKGLKPHVKFPSYYNFLHSKIIPRKLVTYFAVERLESACYISAAFLRAHTIAQQQLFDFLGESNIGSIVINESKREGEAAKEFLENVRSSLPQVLRVVKTKQVTHSVLNHLLDYIQNLEKIGLLEEKEIAHLHDAVQTGLKKLLRNPPMIKLPKLSDMITSHPLSVALPSAICEPLKHSKKEPMKLRGVTLYKEGSKPNGVWLIFDGIVKWKSKSLSNNHSLHPTFSHGSTLGLYEVLTGKPYMCDMITDSMVLCVFIDSEKILSILQSDSTVDDFLWQESALVLLKLLRPQIFEKVAMQELRALVSAESPKLTTYVSGESIEINYNNVGLLLEGFVKPVGIQEELIASPAALLPFNGNQSFHNSSEASGIMRVSFSQQGTQYSVETRARAIVVNIGAFGADRTLHRRPSSLTPPRSSSSDQLQRSFRKEHKGLMSWPESIYKAKKQQEINRATLSISERAMQLSIFGSMVNLYRRSASFGGIYNNKSQDNLSYKKLPLNSAQGLVSARSEGSIVTKKQLDTRKYPCQLPLQAESSTRRTRMEESSDDEEDEGIVVRIDSPSKIVFRNDL, encoded by the exons atgGCTTCGATTCCGTACAGACTTATGGAGGAGGAGGCCGAAtcgtctctttcttcttcgaaaGAAGAATCTAGCCCTGTGGACGCCGTACTCTTCGTCGGAATGTCTCTGGTGCTCGGTATAGCTTCAAGGCATTTGCTTCGAGGAACTAGGGTTCCTTACACCGTCGCTCTCCTCGTTATCGGAATCGCTCTTGGATCCCTCG AATATGGAACTCATCATAACCTTGGCAAGGTCGGCCATGGGATTCGTATTT GGAATGAGATCGATCCAGAGCTTCTTTTGGCTGTGTTTCTTCCTGCTCTTCTTTTCGAGAGTTCGTTTTCAATGGAAGTTCACCAGATCAAG AGGTGTCTGGGACAGATGGTGCTACTTGCTGGCCCTGGAGTTCTCATTTCAACGTTTTGTCTTGGATCGCTTGTTAAG CTTACGTTTCCGTATGACTGGGACTGGAAAACGTCGTTGTTGCTTGGGGGACTTTTGAGTGCTACTGATcctgttgctgttgttgcttTGCTTAAAGAGCTTGGTGCTAGTAAAAAGCTAAGCACTGTTATTGAAGGGGAATCCCTGATGAATGATGG GACTGCAATTGTGGTTTTCCAGTTATTCTTGAAGATGGTTTTGGGGCATAGTTCTGACTGGAGTTCTATAATCAAATTTCTGGTTAAAGTGGCACTTGGAGC TGTAGGCATTGGTCTGGCTTTTGGCATTGCCTCAGTTCTTTGGCTCAGGTTCATATTTAATGACACCATAATAGAGATTACTCTAACGATTGCAGTGAGCTACTTCGCATATTACACT GCTCAAGAGTGGGCTGATGCTTCTGGTGTTTTGACAGTGATGACTTTGGGCAT GTTCTATGCTGCATTTGCGAGGACAGCATTTAAAGGTGACAGTCAAAAAAGTTTGCATCACTTCTG GGAAATGGTCGCGTATATTGCAAATACTTTGATTTTTATCCTAAG TGGTGTTGTCATTGCTGAAGGCATTCTCGACAGCGATAAGATTGCCTACCAAG GAAATTCATGGGGATTCCTCTTTCTACTGTACTTTTACATCCAACTATCGCGTTGCGTTGTTGTTGGAGTTTTATTTCCGTTGTTATGTCGTGTTGGCTATGGCTTGGACTGGAAAGAAGCCATTATACTCGTATGGTCTGGTTTGAGGGGTGCAGTGGCGCTCGCGCTTTCTTTATCTGTGAAA CAATCAAGCGGAAATTCATTTCTCAGCACAGAGACGGGAACATTG TTCATATTCTTCACAGGTGGAATTGTATTCCTAACTCTGATAGTTAATGGATCCACTACCCAATTTGTTCTACGCCTTCTTCGTATGGATGGTTTACCAGCCACAAAG AAACGAATATTGGAATATACAAAGTACGAAATGCTGAACAAGGCCTTGCAAGCATTTCAAGACCTAGGAGACGATGAGGAGCTAGGACCCGCTGACTGGTCTACCgttcaaaattatatttcgAGCCTAAAAGATTCAGAAGGGGAACTAGTTCATCCTCACAATGGTTCTAAAACTGAAAATCTTGACCCTAAGAGTTTAAAGGACATACGTATACGGTTCTTAAATG GTGTCCAATCAGCTTACTGGGAGATGCTTGATGAGGGCAGGATATCTGAAAATACTGCTAATATTCTGATGCAGTCAGTGGATGAGGCATTGGATCGGGTTTCTACAGAGTCTTTATGTGACTGGAAAGGTCTAAAACCGCATGTTAAGTTCCCGAGTTACTACAATTTTCTTCATTCTAAAATTATCCCACGCAAGTTGGTCACATACTTTGCTGTCGAAAGACTGGAATCTGCTTGCTACATTTCCGCTGCATTTCTTCGCGCTCATACAATTGCACAGCAGCAATTGTTTGACTTTTTAG GGGAGAGTAATATTGGTTCCATTGTAATCAATGAAAGTAAAAGGGAAGGAGAGGCTGCGAAAGAGTTCTTGGAAAATGTCCGATCTTCACTTCCGCAG gttCTCCGTgttgtgaaaacaaaacaagtaacACATTCAGTGCTGAATCATTTACTCGATTACATTCAAAACCTTGAGAAGATTGGCttgttggaagaaaaagaaatcgcTCATCTTCATGATGCTGTCCAG aCTGGCTTGAAGAAGCTTTTGAGAAACCCTCCGATgataaaacttccaaaattaAGCGACATGATCACCTCACATCCGTTATCTGTTGCTCTTCCATCTGCAATATGTGAACCTCTAAAACACTCGAAAAAAGAACCAATGAAGCTGCGTGGTGTCACGCTTTATAAAGAAGGCTCAAAGCCAAATGGAGTCTGGCTTATTTTCGATGGCATTGTTAAG TGGAAAAGCAAAAGCTTAAGCAACAATCACTCGCTGCATCCAACTTTTTCTCATGGTAGTACATTGGGACTCTACGAAGTCCTCACCGGGAAGCCATATATGTGCGACATGATTACAGATTCCATggttctttgtgtttttatcgATAGCGAAAAAATTCTCTCAATTCTACAATCAGACTCTACCGTCGATGATTTCCTTTGGCAG GAAAGTGCATTGGTTCTTCTCAAACTCTTGCGTCCTCAGATATTCGAAAAAGTGGCAATGCAAGAATTACGAGCACTTGTTTCTGCTGAAAGCCCGAAACTGACGACATATGTATCTGGAGAATCAATTGAAATCAATTATAACAACGTTGGTTTGTTATTAGAAGGATTCGTAAAACCAGTTG GTATCCAAGAAGAGCTTATAGCATCTCCCGCTGCATTACTACCTTTTAACGGGAATCAGAGCTTCCATAATTCATCTGAAGCTTCAG GTATCATGAGAGTGAGTTTCTCGCAACAAGGAACACAATACAGTGTGGAAACAAGGGCAAGAGCAATCGTCGTCAACATTGGAGCATTTGGAGCTGATAGGACTCTACATCGAAGACCATCTTCGTTAACACCACCACGTAGCTCAAGCTCTGATCAGCTTCAGAGATCATTTCGTAAAGAACACAAAGGACTCATGAGCTGGCCTGAAAGTATTTACAAAGCCAAAAAACAACAAGAGATCAACAGAGCAACATTAAGTATATCTGAACGAGCAATGCAACTCAGCATTTTTGGCAGCATG GTTAATCTGTACAGAAGGAGTGCAAGTTTCGGTGGGATATATAATAACAAGTCACAAGATAACTTATCGTACAAGAAACTTCCATTAAACTCAGCTCAAGGTCTCGTATCAGCCAGATCAGAAGGTTCAATTGTGACCAAGAAGCAGCTTGATACACGTAAGTATCCGTGTCAGCTTCCACTGCAAGCGGAAAGCAGCACAAGGCGAACAAGGATGGAAGAATCAagcgatgatgaagaagatgaagggatCGTCGTGAGAATCGACTCTCCGAGTAAAATCGTTTTCAGGAACGATCTATGA